Proteins encoded in a region of the Trypanosoma brucei gambiense DAL972 chromosome 11, complete sequence genome:
- a CDS encoding T. brucei spp.-specific protein, giving the protein MCPGPVLIATWLDLLFLFSFVFFPHFLIIFFFHPFLCQIVDVLMTSFCRCVVLPFFFCFFFSMYHPFLCLALFPLPPPSAPYFTSSLLALPFRVLPSGKRSYELSVISKNCEQKKKRILRPFHQVKRKEKCNMYLYLYIRRGAKANVGVFFFHFVSAFFLCVCFG; this is encoded by the coding sequence ATGTGTCCGGGTCCCGTTCTTATTGCCACGTGGCttgatttgctttttttgttttcttttgttttcttccctcacttcttaattatatttttctttcacccttttctttgtcaAATCGTTGATGTATTAATGACgtctttttgtcgttgtgttgtccttcctttttttttttgtttttttttttcaatgtaTCATCCCTTTCTTTGTCTCGCTttgttcccccttccccccccctccgccCCGTATTTCACTTCCTCATTGCTTGCGTTACCGTTTCGCGTCCTTCCATCGGGGAAGCGTTCGTATGAATTATCAGTGATCAGCAAGAACtgtgagcaaaaaaaaaaaagaattctACGGCCCTTCCAtcaagtgaaaagaaaagaaaaatgtaataTGTATTTATACTTATATATACGCCGGGGAGCGAAAGCAAATGtgggagtttttttttttcattttgtctctgcgttttttttgtgtgtgtgctttggTTAG
- a CDS encoding katanin, putative, translating into MSTSNDVLVNSKNSVSVARRYALYSNYELALAIYNSLDKDFEAYLDSCKDKQEHKKWKQVKEKIAEEGALVRAIQDELRAFVNPSEAARIDRQQWRKQQEEFKPICGGEENGQSDRGSGKAARLTTLHITKSVPPNLSRLASQSLFESNPSTRNQLLYGDKDRFGPPEGPVIRKSKAVNPQPAQRFASPVVRRRPVITSSNTASLTNGSQTVPPKAKIAPRRVERPKENAARGQMPRSSVPRFVPRSGEEELVALIEADMHVGSLSVGWEDVAGLQDAKGLLEEAVVYPVLMPEYYQGIRRPWKGVLLYGPPGTGKTMLAKAVAAECNTTFFNISPATLTSKWRGDSEKLIRVLFEMARHYAPSTIFVDEIDAVCSQRGESSEHEASRRAKGTLLAQMDGLSVDPGKTVMVLGATNHPWSIDEAMRRRLEKRIYIPLPDYKDRLELFRINTKTLKLSPDVDFDKLSKMLEGRYYSCADLTNLVRDAAMMTMRRFMEEMDKTEVKRRAAEIGKLVAEQPITMDDFLNAVRNVPSSINVEQIKKFEKWKKEFEVNV; encoded by the coding sequence ATGAGCACATCTAATGACGTGCTGGTGAATAGCAAGAACTCGGTCAGTGTAGCGCGTCGATACGCTCTATACTCCAACTATGAGTTGGCCCTCGCTATTTACAACAGCCTTGACAAGGACTTTGAAGCATATCTTGATTCGTGCAAAGATAAGCAGGAACATAAAAAATGGAAGCAAGTTAAGGAAAAGATAGCTGAGGAGGGGGCACTTGTACGTGCAATTCAGGACGAGTTACGAGCATTCGTGAACCCAAGCGAGGCGGCACGAATCGATCGGCAACAATGGAGGAAACAGCAGGAGGAGTTCAAACCGATTTGTGGCGGGGAAGAAAATGGACAGAGTGACCGGGGTTCAGGCAAGGCGGCCCGTCTGACGACTCTTCACATCACAAAATCCGTCCCACCGAATTTAAGTAGGTTAGCTTCCCAATCGTTGTTCGAAAGCAACCCCTCTACTCGTAATCAACTGCTGTATGGCGATAAGGATCGATTTGGCCCACCAGAGGGACCCGTAATCCGAAAAAGCAAAGCGGTAAATCCACAACCGGCTCAAAGGTTTGCATCACCCGTAGTCCGGCGTCGCCCGGTCATCACATCGAGCAACACAGCAAGTCTTACCAATGGCTCTCAAACGGTTCCACCCAAGGCAAAGATAGCTCCACGACGTGTTGAACGTCCGAAGGAAAATGCCGCGCGGGGACAAATGCCACGTTCTTCAGTTCCACGATTTGTACCGCGCAGTGGGGAGGAAGAGCTTGTGGCACTCATAGAGGCTGACATGCATGTAGGATCGCTTAGTGTTGGTTGGGAGGATGTTGCTGGTTTGCAGGACGCCAAGGGACTGCTGGAGGAAGCCGTGGTGTACCCCGTGCTGATGCCGGAGTATTATCAAGGCATTCGACGGCCTTGGAAGGGTGTTCTGTTGTATGGTCCACCGGGTACGGGCAAGACGATGCTTGCGAAGGCAGTAGCGGCGGAATGTAACACAACGTTCTTCAATATTTCACCCGCCACACTGACGAGTAAATGGCGCGGGGACAGCGAGAAACTTATCCGCGTGCTCTTCGAAATGGCGCGGCACTACGCGCCTAGCACAATCTTTGTGGACGAAATTGACGCCGTGTGTAGCCAACGTGGCGAGAGCAGTGAACATGAGGCTTCACGGCGTGCAAAGGGGACACTCTTGGCACAAATGGATGGGTTAAGCGTGGATCCTGGAAAAACTGTTATGGTACTCGGGGCCACGAACCATCCGTGGTCAATCGATGAAGCGATGCGCCGGCGCCTGGAGAAGCGTATTTATATACCCCTTCCCGACTATAAGGATCGTCTGGAGCTGTTCCGTATCAACACAAAGACTTTAAAACTGTCCCCGGATGTTGACTTTGATAAGTTGTCCAAGATGCTTGAAGGGCGCTACTACAGCTGTGCGGATCTAACGAATTTAGTTCGTGATGCAGCCATGATGACGATGCGGCGTTTCATGGAGGAGATGGACAAGACAGAAGTGAAAAGGCGTGCGGCGGAGATTGGGAAGTTGGTTGCTGAACAACCCATCACAATGGATGATTTCTTAAATGCTGTCAGAAATGTTCCCAGTAGTATTAACGTAgagcaaattaaaaaatttgaGAAGTGGAAGAAGGAGTTCGAGGTAAATGTTTAG
- a CDS encoding NADPH--cytochrome p450 reductase, putative, translating into METKAIMLLVVSAIGVVMLTWLFVSICTRKSKADDMHNEPLLSKHANSKLMGVDGRVLVLYGSQTGTAEMFARNLTREGSRRGFPLKVLDIEKYQASNLVKEKRVIIVCATYGDGEPTDPMVEFHDWLMSDSRVMGEELSGVRYTVFGLGDRQYVNFCREGITVDRRMSELGAQRFYPLGRGDYSDDIEEDFDKWRSGLWPALSTELALDVKSGEEGPVAPECCMKALESSDEAPLPFPKADPGQEPTQRLPSWVPVKVNKELLSNATGRSTRLIEFDTSETVISYQAGDHLGVLPSNPSEMVNTYLRVLGVSEQESSQVISLENKNTGECVFPCRASIRTALTWYIDLAGPPKKSTLRAFAHHCTDPVEKDTLLKLLSTEPESVEAYGKLVLELRTVLGFLQRFKSMSPPLSFFLEMMPRIAPRYFSISSDSLTHPTSVAITVAVVEGGLCTNLLQQAAVGQNIPVFVRKSNFHLPLRAKDRPIIMIGPGTGVAPFIGFLHRRSAWLEKGNKVGDALLFFGCRRREEDHIYADFMEKCLSNGALSVRDVAYSREQADKVYVQHRLAARGKEVWEIISRGGNVYVCGDAKNMARDVEKQLLDIAQKYGAMKEDEATALLEKLATDERYLKDVWTA; encoded by the coding sequence ATGGAGACCAAAGCAATAATGCTATTAGTGGTGTCGGCCATCGGTGTCGTGATGCTCACGTGGTTGTTTGTGAGCATTTGCACCCGTAAGTCTAAAGCCGATGATATGCACAACGAACCATTGTTGTCAAAGCATGCAAACTCAAAGCTTATGGGAGTGGATGGAAGGGTCTTGGTCCTTTATGGCTCACAAACTGGCACTGCTGAAATGTTTGCGAGGAACCTTACACGAGAAGGTTCACGACGTGGCTTTCCCTTGAAAGTACTTGATATTGAGAAGTATCAGGCTTCCAATCTTGTCAAGGAGAAGCGTGTAATTATCGTATGTGCCACCTATGGTGATGGTGAGCCCACAGACCCTATGGTTGAGTTCCACGATTGGTTAATGAGTGATTCTCGCGTGATGGGAGAGGAATTGAGTGGGGTGAGGTACACGGTGTTCGGCCTTGGCGACAGGCAATACGTCAATTTCTGCCGTGAAGGCATCACAGTGGACCGCCGCATGTCTGAGTTAGGCGCTCAGCGTTTCTATCCCCTTGGTCGCGGCGATTACAGTGATGACATTGAAGAAGATTTCGACAAATGGCGTTCCGGACTTTGGCCAGCACTGAGCACTGAGCTTGCACTTGATGTAAAATCGGGCGAAGAGGGGCCGGTAGCTCCGGAATGCTGCATGAAAGCATTGGAATCTTCGGATGAAGCCCCGTTGCCGTTTCCGAAAGCGGACCCGGGACAGGAACCAACACAACGATTGCCTTCTTGGGTACCAGTGAAGGTGAACAAGGAGCTGCTGAGCAATGCTACCGGAAGAAGTACAAGGTTAATTGAGTTTGATACATCAGAAACTGTTATCTCCTACCAGGCTGGTGACCACCTCGGTGTTCTTCCTAGTAACCCCAGCGAAATGGTGAACACTTATCTGCGGGTGTTGGGCGTGAGCGAGCAAGAATCAAGTCAGGTCATCTCgttagaaaataaaaatactgGCGAGTGTGTTTTTCCTTGTCGCGCGTCAATTCGCACCGCACTCACGTGGTACATCGATCTTGCCGGGCCCCCCAAAAAGTCTACTTTGCGTGCTTTCGCCCACCATTGCACTGATCCCGTTGAAAAGGACACCTTGTTAAAACTGCTGAGTACTGAACCCGAGTCGGTGGAGGCGTATGGCAAGCTCGTTTTGGAGTTAAGGACTGTCCTTGGCTTTTTGCAGCGATTCAAGTCGATGTCTCCCCCGCTGAGTTTCTTCTTGGAGATGATGCCGCGGATTGCCCCACGgtatttttccatttcgtcTGATTCTCTGACCCACCCGACGAGTGTGGCCATTACTGTTGCTGTGGTCGAGGGTGGCCTCTGCACGAATTTGCTTCAGCAGGCAGCCGTGGGTCAAAACATTCCCGTGTTTGTGCGAAAATCTAACTTCCACCTTCCGCTTCGAGCTAAGGATCGACCAATCATCATGATTGGCCCGGGCACGGGTGTAGCGCCTTTTATTGGATTTCTCCACCGCCGTAGCGCGTGGCTGGAAAAGGGTAACAAAGTTGGTGAtgcacttttgttttttggttGCAGGAGGCGTGAGGAGGATCATATATATGCTGACTTTATGGAGAAGTGTCTATCGAATGGGGCACTCTCCGTGCGGGATGTTGCTTACAGCAGAGAACAAGCGGATAAAGTTTATGTGCAGCACCGCCTAGCGGCACGCGGGAAGGAAGTATGGGAAATAATcagcagaggaggaaatgtttACGTATGCGGGGATGCAAAGAATATGGCGAGGGATGTCGAGAAGCAGCTACTGGACATCGCGCAGAAATATGGTGCAATGAAGGAGGATGAGGCGACGGCATTGCTTGAGAAACTCGCAACTGATGAACGGTATTTGAAGGATGTCTGGACGGCGTGA
- a CDS encoding haloacid dehalogenase-like hydrolase, putative, with protein MSLVSVTNRMTYRAAVVDLDGTLLNENHRISAYTLDTIQKLLKRNIPVVIATGRPHPDVFHTIKSCGLQGTYVITSNGARVSDPQLNVIASFNLSEDVVSELIGLGSSGEDIQDPKEVPYTVNLFQHDEWVTDAAREELLQMFASSGFHYRVVDDLQAHQKDGVHELVFLAQPNTLHLLEGVVKKRFEGRISVMRSTSITLDVVHHNANKATAMAKVAELLGLELKDIVSFGDGMNDVQMLAAAGKGYIMGNAQQRLKDALPHLEVIGTNAEDSVAKKLRELFNIED; from the coding sequence ATGAGTTTAGTAAGCGTCACGAATCGAATGACCTACCGTGCAGCTGTTGTTGATCTGGATGGCACCCTGTTAAATGAGAATCACCGTATCAGTGCTTACACTCTCGATACCATCCAAAAGTTATTAAAGCGCAATATTCCTGTTGTTATTGCTACGGGCCGCCCACATCCCGATGTCTTTCACACAATAAAAAGCTGTGGCCTACAGGGAACCTATGTGATTACTTCCAATGGTGCACGTGTTAGTGACCCGCAGCTTAATGTCATTGCCTCTTTTAACCTTAGCGAAGATGTGGTGTCGGAGCTAATTGGGCTCGGATCATCTGGGGAGGACATTCAGGACCCAAAAGAGGTACCGTACACAGTTAATTTGTTTCAACACGATGAGTGGGTAACAGATGCTGCAAGGGAGGAGTTGCTTCAAATGTTTGCTTCTTCCGGTTTCCATTACAGAGTAGTGGATGACTTGCAGGCCCACCAAAAGGATGGTGTGCATGAGCTTGTCTTCTTGGCACAACCAAATACTTTGCATTTGCTGGAGGGAGTTGTGAAGAAGCGCTTCGAGGGCAGGATCTCCGTCATGCGCTCCACATCAATTACACTCGATGTTGTCCACCACAATGCAAATAAAGCTACTGCTATGGCGAAGGTGGCTGAACTTCTGGGTTTGGAACTGAAAGACATTGTTTCCTTTGGGGACGGCATGAATGATGTCCAAATGCTTGCTGCCGCTGGAAAGGGTTATATCATGGGAAATGCACAACAACGTTTAAAAGATGCCCTTCCACATCTGGAGGTTATTGGCACCAATGCGGAAGACAGCGTGGCGAAGAAACTTCGCGAACTGTTCAATATTGAAGACTAG
- a CDS encoding amastin-like protein, putative yields the protein MESKHPEVRGKTRAEAVFEETVLDEREEKEHPHPRDENSANVVGGQTYKSTNLSDVSLTLDVTALGAGPSARDEATPLEPHSEDSEAHSSAAAPASEPYVHSISEQKPVKEKVYLNGNDSLLSVDVGRNSIPRSSSQHSECVSAEKEKVNVAEETEQHEPVNGSRDNCAEERREEVRAIYAKLPLYRFPCDSNQSQELSQTFVPSPAEATTSAGCWEMGACATTARPAVTAGKQQCAYVKGQQLRATSDSGLPHSQSSDGTTSVCTRAPSDRATLPQCLHNALVICWNTESRWLVVTFCTFLAFLLTLVAHPLSLMDVVGGGCYTFWGYKNDCDKSTYTYRTGLLKCVGLRRVLSAGVVFNILAIILLAAASGCCILFLKRDVFHKWNLVVFVLLCLTALVQLVSWMLVVTMFLLRFCEDTKQPRRTAYGVAFGMNVTSWILVFVSLVVMKVFPQG from the coding sequence ATGGAATCAAAACACCCCGAAGTGAGGGGGAAAACTCGCGCGGAAGCAGTGTTTGAGGAAACTGTGTTGgatgaaagggaggaaaaagaacatCCACATCCAAGGGACGAAAACAGCGCAAATGTTGTGGGGGGGCAAACCTATAAGTCGACTAATTTGAGTGATGTTTCCTTAACGTTGGATGTAACGGCACTCGGAGCGGGGCCGTCAGCGCGAGATGAGGCAACGCCCCTCGAGCCCCACTCGGAGGATTCAGAGGCGCACTCCTCGGCGGCTGCTCCCGCATCAGAACCTTATGTGCACTCCATCAGTGAGCAGAAACCGGTGAAAGAGAAGGTATATCTGAATGGCAATGATTCCCTCCTCTCTGTTGATGTTGGGCGAAACAGCATTCCCCGTTCTTCCTCGCAGCATTCGGAATGCGTCTccgcagaaaaggaaaaagttaaTGTAGCGGAGGAAACGGAACAGCACGAGCCAGTTAATGGCAGCAGAGATAATTGTGCGGAGGAGAGGCGAGAAGAAGTAAGGGCGATATATGCCAAACTCCCCCTGTATCGATTTCCATGTGATTCAAACCAGTCACAGGAGTTGTCCCAAACGTTTGTACCATCACCAGCGGAAGCAACTACCTCCGCAGGATGTTGGGAAATGGGAGCATGTGCTACAACTGCGAGGCCCGCAGTAACGGCGGGCAAACAACAGTGTGCGTATGTGAAGGGGCAACAGCTTCGAGCCACCAGTGATAGCGGACTTCCTCACTCTCAAAGCTCGGATGGAACCACCAGTGTCTGTACTCGCGCCCCTTCCGACCGTGCTACACTTCCTCAATGTCTTCACAATGCCTTAGTAATTTGTTGGAATACGGAGAGCCGTTGGCTTGTTGTAACATTCTGCACGTTCTTAGCTTTTCTGTTGACTCTTGTCGCTCACCCACTTTCGTTAATGGATGTTGTAGGTGGCGGCTGCTACACTTTTTGGGGCTACAAAAATGACTGTGATAAGAGTACATACACTTACCGCACAGGTCTTCTTAAGTGTGTTGGCTTAAGGCGGGTGCTCAGTGCTGGGGTTGTATTCAACATATTAGCTATAATTTTGCTCGCGGCGGCGTCGGGGTGCTGCATTTTGTTCTTGAAGAGAGATGTGTTCCACAAGTGGAATCTcgtggtgtttgttttgttatgcTTAACGGCTTTAGTGCAATTAGTTTCATGGATGTTGGTTGTTACCATGTTTTTACTTCGCTTCTGCGAGGACACAAAACAACCAAGAAGAACAGCTTATGGTGTTGCGTTTGGTATGAACGTCACCTCCTGGATACTCGTCTTCGTTAGTTTAGTTGTCATGAAGGTATTCCCACAGGGTTGA